From a region of the Methanolinea sp. genome:
- a CDS encoding DUF169 domain-containing protein — MPDLSIRELGRMIASAFRLNTKPLAVCGSPEPPFDAVPLSSVHRCIAVTMFRMAMNEGPPAVYIGSNVSQGCCPGGLSHTGYTMRPPAISWFVSTGRPGIQDAPAEYLKAGPELVNACFDAIGPVTPAGPYLVIRTCESVADHEAGIRAISCLGNAEQIRNMAALVHFDRAEPFFPVLVPWGPACDTLVTFPAGMAAGAPRGSAFMGPQDPTVNHALPPDTMVIGLPITVARRMGDNISRSFISRRPGVAFPDRNTRMEK; from the coding sequence ATGCCTGACCTTTCCATTCGCGAACTGGGCCGGATGATCGCGTCTGCGTTCCGGTTAAATACAAAACCTCTGGCCGTGTGCGGATCGCCAGAGCCTCCTTTTGATGCGGTCCCGCTGTCCTCTGTTCACCGCTGCATCGCTGTGACCATGTTCCGGATGGCGATGAACGAGGGCCCGCCGGCAGTTTATATCGGCAGCAACGTGAGCCAGGGGTGCTGTCCCGGCGGGCTTTCCCACACCGGGTACACCATGCGTCCGCCGGCGATCAGCTGGTTCGTCTCGACCGGCCGCCCGGGCATTCAGGACGCCCCGGCGGAGTATCTCAAGGCTGGACCGGAACTGGTCAATGCATGTTTCGATGCCATCGGACCGGTCACACCGGCGGGACCATATCTGGTTATCCGCACCTGCGAATCGGTGGCGGACCACGAGGCGGGAATCCGTGCAATTTCCTGTTTGGGAAACGCCGAGCAGATCCGGAACATGGCCGCCCTGGTCCATTTCGATCGGGCAGAACCATTCTTCCCAGTGCTCGTCCCCTGGGGCCCGGCCTGCGACACGCTCGTGACTTTCCCGGCCGGGATGGCGGCAGGTGCCCCCCGCGGTTCAGCCTTCATGGGCCCGCAGGATCCGACCGTAAACCATGCGCTGCCCCCGGATACCATGGTCATCGGGCTTCCCATCACCGTAGCCCGGAGGATGGGAGACAATATCAGCCGGTCGTTCATAAGCAGGAGACCCGGGGTTGCGTTCCCTGACCGGAATACCAGGATGGAGAAATGA